From a region of the Theobroma cacao cultivar B97-61/B2 chromosome 8, Criollo_cocoa_genome_V2, whole genome shotgun sequence genome:
- the LOC108663062 gene encoding transcription factor bHLH30-like isoform X1, whose protein sequence is MFPLKSFCGFENNSPFNLTEGEDSIKTLSERKSTEACKSHKEAERRRRQRINAHLSTLRSLLPNTTKVLNQTDKASLLAEVVHHVRELRRQVEDVARRDVDGCCSKSQPELESWPFPGERDEAALSLYDKEAKLLKATVCCEDRPGLNHDLNRVIRSVQARVVRAEMTTVGGRTKSVVVMQWGGDVEEIGPLERALKDVVANRVSALAHGEGSKRARVIGSDNENGSGFLVDSV, encoded by the exons atgtttccTCTGAAAAGTTTCTGTGGGTTTGAGAACAATAGCCCCTTCAACCTAACGGAGGGTGAGGATTCCATCAAGACTTTGTCGGAGAGAAAATCTACGGAAGCCTGTAAGAGTCACAAGGAGGCTGAAAGGAGACGCAGGCAACGTATCAACGCCCACCTCTCCACTCTCCGCTCTCTCCTCCCCAACACCACCAAGGTTCTTAaccaa ACGGATAAAGCTTCGTTGCTGGCGGAGGTTGTCCATCACGTGAGGGAGCTAAGGAGGCAAGTAGAAGACGTAGCGCGACGTGACGTTGACGGTTGCTGCAGTAAAAGCCAACCGGAGCTTGAGTCGTGGCCGTTTCCAGGGGAACGCGACGAGGCGGCTTTGAGCCTTTATGATAAGGAGGCGAAGTTGTTGAAGGCGACAGTCTGTTGCGAGGATAGGCCCGGTTTGAACCACGATTTAAATCGGGTGATCAGGTCGGTTCAGGCTAGGGTGGTTCGGGCCGAGATGACGACGGTTGGTGGGCGAACTAAGAGCGTCGTGGTGATGCAGTGGGGCGGCGATGTTGAGGAGATTGGGCCCTTGGAACGGGCTTTGAAGGATGTGGTGGCGAATCGGGTTTCTGCCCTGGCGCACGGGGAGGGGAGTAAACGGGCTCGGGTTATTGGGTCGGATAACGAAAATGGCTCGGGGTTTTTGGTTGACAGTGTTTGA
- the LOC108663062 gene encoding transcription factor bHLH30-like isoform X2 has translation MFPLKSFCGFENNSPFNLTEGEDSIKTLSERKSTEACKSHKEAERRRRQRINAHLSTLRSLLPNTTKTDKASLLAEVVHHVRELRRQVEDVARRDVDGCCSKSQPELESWPFPGERDEAALSLYDKEAKLLKATVCCEDRPGLNHDLNRVIRSVQARVVRAEMTTVGGRTKSVVVMQWGGDVEEIGPLERALKDVVANRVSALAHGEGSKRARVIGSDNENGSGFLVDSV, from the exons atgtttccTCTGAAAAGTTTCTGTGGGTTTGAGAACAATAGCCCCTTCAACCTAACGGAGGGTGAGGATTCCATCAAGACTTTGTCGGAGAGAAAATCTACGGAAGCCTGTAAGAGTCACAAGGAGGCTGAAAGGAGACGCAGGCAACGTATCAACGCCCACCTCTCCACTCTCCGCTCTCTCCTCCCCAACACCACCAAG ACGGATAAAGCTTCGTTGCTGGCGGAGGTTGTCCATCACGTGAGGGAGCTAAGGAGGCAAGTAGAAGACGTAGCGCGACGTGACGTTGACGGTTGCTGCAGTAAAAGCCAACCGGAGCTTGAGTCGTGGCCGTTTCCAGGGGAACGCGACGAGGCGGCTTTGAGCCTTTATGATAAGGAGGCGAAGTTGTTGAAGGCGACAGTCTGTTGCGAGGATAGGCCCGGTTTGAACCACGATTTAAATCGGGTGATCAGGTCGGTTCAGGCTAGGGTGGTTCGGGCCGAGATGACGACGGTTGGTGGGCGAACTAAGAGCGTCGTGGTGATGCAGTGGGGCGGCGATGTTGAGGAGATTGGGCCCTTGGAACGGGCTTTGAAGGATGTGGTGGCGAATCGGGTTTCTGCCCTGGCGCACGGGGAGGGGAGTAAACGGGCTCGGGTTATTGGGTCGGATAACGAAAATGGCTCGGGGTTTTTGGTTGACAGTGTTTGA